The Penaeus vannamei isolate JL-2024 chromosome 42, ASM4276789v1, whole genome shotgun sequence genome includes the window TGTGTCTCTTTCAATATTGTTGTCCAATATCATCTGTTTCTATGAATATTATTGACCAATGTTTTCATGAGCATCGCTTTCCAATCATTTTGTTTCCATGAATATCACTGGGCAGTCTCTTTGCTTCCATGAATATCACTGGACAGTCTCTTTGCTTCCATGAATATCGCTGCCCAATCTTTTTGTTTCCATGAATATTATTAGCCAATCTTTCAATCTGTTTCCGTGAGTATCGGTTCCCAGTCCTTTTGTCTCCATGAGGTTcgctgcacattttttttttctttttgtttgtaccCATGTGTATCGCTGTTCAATCTTTTTGATTCCATGAGAATCGCTgcccattttgtttgtttgtttgtttgtttacatgtgtatcaCTGCCCAGTCTTTTTGTTTCCATGAGTATCACTAGCCAGTCTTTCTATCCGTCCCAGTGAATATTGTTTGAGTCTTTTTATCCGCTTCACTGAATGCCTCTGACCAATACTACTTTCATTTGAAGCTTCGAATAGTTTGGTTGCTTTTGATGATTACAAATGCGTTAAgcgctgtttatttatttgtggatttgactattttttttctaatgtatcTGAAACATATATGAAGtatgcttttgttttattatgatcattaatcacTTTCTCCatataaatagcatatatatgatcatataataGTAAATaggaaattaatagataaatagtataatagcaaaatagaaaaaaatatatgaatgaagtgtaaaagaagaaaaaacacgaacaGGAAGATGAAAAAcctaggagaaagagaagtgcaaatagagagaaaaaaagacgaaaagggagagagatgtagagaataACAGAATATAATAAgatcagaagaaaaggaagagaaaagagagcgagatgcagagaaaaagagaatataacaagatcagacgaaaaggaagagaaagagggaaaagtcaTTAAACACCGGGTGTAGCGCAACCCTGGCAGAGTCGTAAGGAGAGTGTAGGAAATAAAAGTGTAAATCACATCAAGGTCAGCAGATAATACTTCTAGAAACTTTCAGAACATGCAGGACATCGATGTGATATCTGCCTAATACCgactaatgtttttttctttgagttttattatatcctttgtcttttttattattattcctcttctttatttttcacttttcttttctgcgtgtttctcttcgttttctttttcttttcccttctctctaccgGGGTTTCGATCTCAGCCAGCTGGTATTtagtgtcttcttcctctttctctttttattcccttaGTCTCATAATATTCACTACTCATCTTCCTTGTCTTggattgtttattcatattttcttttcctttcatcttccttattctttcttgcttttaATTTCCTTGGGTTCATccaattcttttttcctttctttgtcttcttgcaAGCCACTTTCCCCCTTTACTATTAttccattattcttttcttcactAATCTAGCGAGCGATAAAAAGAGATTTCAAAATtaatcagatttttaaaaatataaaacaacgcATTGCTTTTGGATCTTGGGTCAAGAACAACCAACAATATTCTGAGaatgttggttggttggttctagttaatcttaaatatatatatatatatatatatatatatatatatatatatatatatatatatatatatatatatatatatatatatatatatatataaatatatatgtgtgtgtgtgtgtgtgtgcgtgtgcgtgtgtgtgtgtttgtgtgtgtgtgtgcgtgtgtgtgtgtgtgtgtgtgtgtgtgtgtgtgcgtgtgtgtgtgtgtgttgtgtgtgtgtgtgtgtgtgtgtgtgtgtgtgtgtgtgtgtgtgtgtctgcgcgtgtgtgtgtgtgtgcgcgtgtgtgtgcgcgcgcgcgcgtgtgtgtgtgtgtgtgtgtgtgtgtgtgtgtgtgtgtgtgtgtgtgtgtgtgtgtgtatgtgtgtgtgtgtgtctgcgtgtgtgcgtgtgtgtgtgtgtgtgtgtgtgtgtctgcgtgtgtgcgtgtgtgtttgtgtattaaatGGTTAGAAAGCAAAAGGAACGAGCTTAGATATCAAAGGAAATGGATCACTATAGAAAGGCGTAGCAGTGTGCTGTCAGTCAGAAGTCGTACAGCAGTTTAGGGAAGTATGGTATTGAAAGAGATTAGaaaggtgggggtagagagggtgagtAAATGGGTGAAGGTAGGGAATAGCAAAAGGGGGATTAGATCAGAGTTGTCAAAGGGAAAAACTCTGGGATTCTTCAAGGAAGTCcacggggaaaggggaaagggggagggggtgggggcgatcagataaaaataaacaaataaataaattatttaaaagataagaaaaaaaaagtttcgggAGATAtgtcagaagggggagggatgagtatTGTTATAAGAAAAGAGAGTCATATGGGTATccctgaggaaggaggaggtggaggtgctgCAGATGGAgcggggaggatggggtgtgtggggagcGAGTGGGAGGAAGGGTTATTGGGGGATcatgtgtaggaggaggaggagggatgccgGCAGTCACtttgactttttgactttgacaagtttattgagacaaaagcttacatctcaaaaggatgtggtaccgtaggttatcctcacccttatcttgttaagtccctgtgtgggctcacagttctcatacaaaaattTAGCTGTATTgacaaataataacataaaatacaaaaacaaaaatattgagtcATGGTCTATAAAAGAGAAAGTTCGTTGAGCGCAGAGGGAATGGGAGCTGAAAGttaggaggaaggatgaggtatAGGCATGTCAATTTGGGTCATGAAAGCCCTCAAGAGTTTCTGAAATGGAGTCGGTTGGAGAGGACTGAGAAACGAAGGTCTTcttaaggtactgtcacactagcactttttccgtcaatttttttaaaattttctgaaATTATGTCAATTTTTTTAGCAAATTGTCGATTCTCCcgtcagacgataatgattgtTTCCGTCTGacaacctttccgtcaactttttcagccaagcacagtcaaatcaagagctatattcgagaatgtttgcatttatgttaaatacaattgtcaaaaaattgacggaaaagtgctagtgtgacacggcctttatgaggaggagaagggggtcaggagaaggGGGTCAGACGCCTCATGGGCAGAGGAGGAAGTAGGTGTATGAGATTACGTGGCAGGGGATGATGGGGTGGAACGTTGGGGTTGTCTGATGcgattggtggaggaggaggacgaagagggctACGCACCCGGGGAGTAGGGATTGGTCGGGATTCAGAACTGCAAAATAATTCGaccgggagagaaggggggtggaagtgggagcgtatggagtaagaggaagagatacTGGGAGAGTTGGAGAAACAtcttgagaaaaagaaggaggggcagagagtGATATCATTGGAGatgggagcaaaagagagagagagagagagagagagagagagagagagagagagagagagagaaaacaaacttgTTTTTGGAAAATTTTACCTCTCCTTCAATTGCCTTTCTTGTTTTGAGGGCATTTTTGTTATATCTGTTTCTGAAAAACGCATTTTAAGTGAATTGGTCTAATCATGTTCTCCAGTGATTTCCATAAATATCAAATGAGATATAGAAATCcagcacatgcatgcacaccctCAAGtgctatgatgaaaataactgtTGAGGAAATAGGCCTTGATCTGGTAACTCAGACCACTGTCAGGGGATATAACACTGCCTTTCAGTATCTCAACCATCTTCAGATAAGATGCCAACATTTAGCTTAATCGATTCCAGTTATGCATTACAAAGATTCTCATTAACCCTATCTTGGTAAAAGAAACCAAAGGAAATGACAGTCCAGGAGTCAAGATTTGAGCGTTgaaaaataaaatggtaatgaatgGGGAGAGGTTGCACAATTAGAGCCTAAGTTGAATGTAAAGTTCCAACCAGGATATTAACAGAAAAattaggagaaaatgaaaaatggaaataaaatgattGTGGCATAAAAATTTGCTGCTTGGAACTAAAAAAGGAAAGTTAATTTGATTCTCCAGCTTCATTGTGTTCAGGTATATCATTTACAGTAGGAGCATATTGTTTTCACTGCACAAGAAGCTAATTTGCAAGTTTCAATGACTCTTGGTGAAGCAGCATCCAGGAAATGGCTTAGCATACATTATAAACATTAATGCAAGAGATAATTTTGACACTACTGCTGGTCATGATTTATGTGGAGGTTATCAATAAAAGTATAATTTGAAGCTTTCTGGTCCTTTTATATAAATgttcatgatatgtatataaacatgcatttcTGAAGAACTGTTTACTTTCACTGCTCTTGGAAATGTGATGTAATATATAGGGAAAATTCATATATCAGTGTATTTCAACATGTAAGAAGATTATTATAACTTATAAAGCAGCATATGCAAGTTGTTGTAGCATTTCCTATGCACTGACAATGTAACATGTAAAAATGATTACACTGACATGAGTAAGCAGGATGGACTGCAGTTGGTAGgtaataaagaacaaaaagaaaaagaaatatatatgatgtatatactatatatacctgTGTAAAATCATAATGTACGATTGTGTATAAGAAAGCTGTTGTCGCTACAAATATGCATTATTTTTGCATAAATGAAATCTTTAGACGTCATACTACTAATATAGTGTGCTTGAGAACAAATTCTTTATTACAGTTAAgaactttattctcttttttataagGAAAACAGTCATACCTCATTATTTGTCAGTAATTGAAAATGAATCTCTATTTACACCCATAAACTTGTTCGAGGTTGCTTGACCTTAGCAGTCTCATTAATTTCATGGTCCCAGTTAAAATCCAGTGACCAAAATCATTCTTTTGTACCTCAATGTTGAATGTAattcaagttctctctctctctctaaaacacacacacacacacacacacacacacacacacacacacacacacacacacacacacacacacacacacacacacacacacacacacacacacacacacgcacatgcacacgcacacacacacacacacatatagatacagttataaataaactataaatatatatttttttctttctttctttcttttttttttgtattatcattttgatcactattagtgctgttgtttattttctttactgcAGTTAGTGAGGAGTTTTTAGGACTCACATACTGTAACATAGCATAACAACAAAGGTCATGTCTGGATATGTAAAGGAGAGACCTATATGGAAGAACTGGTGTGGGTACAACACCAGGTGGGAGAAGTATACACAGTTTAACTAACCACTTTATTTAACTTTACCAAGAAGAGTAGCAGTGGCCCTTACTGTCACTGTTCTTCATTACATGCCAATCACTACCACTTCCACAATGTTCTGTACTATCCTATCAGTCTCAGCCTATACAGGGTTAAACAAGTGGCATTGGTGTGAATTGTTTGGTGCGCTAGCATGGACATCTGTATCCAAGATGAACAAGGAGTATCTGCCCATGTGACACCACATGCCAAGCTGAAATTTGTAGCTGCTGGTACATTATCCCCTCTAGTTCAGTTCAGTGAGATTTGCAACAGCTAGCTTCACCCTGGCCTTACATAAAGGTGGCCCAGACTTATTCCCTCCTTCAACAAACAGCACAACCTTGCCCATGCAAAAGAATGATATAACAGTTCCCattgtgctgtgtgtatgtatgtatataaaaaaaatacaaattaaataaattaaaataaataaaataaagctaatacacacacacacacaaataaaaatctaTAACTGCTTTTCTTCTAGGTCAATCTCATAACTATTGAACCATGAACCTTCCAACATTCCTTTGTGGACAAGGTGACAAAGCTGAGGGCAAAGGCCTCAGTTTCTTCTTGGATTTTTCTTTTCCCAGGCCAAATCTTCTCTACACCTTTAACTTTGTTCTATTCAACAGCTCCCTCTTCATTAGCCTTGTCTCACTGTGGATCCTGCAATTTACAAACTCTCCCATAGGGCCCTATAGGCACTATCCAAGACTATAGTACTGCCTCAAACAGTTCACGTGAACCACCTATTTCCTGTAAAATGATTCCTTGCTGAAGCTGAATATCACCTCCGCTATTAGCTTCATCCCCTTGAGTATCTCCTCGCAAGGACCCTGATGCCTTGGTGAGAGGCCTTTTTGTCACCTGAAACTGCAAAGCCAAACAAGTTACCTCACTCATAAAACTACTTCCTTGACTCCCTAGCAATTACAGGTTGTGCTTCACTTGGTAGTCTGCCTCCACCAACTGCTCCTTCTTGTTCCTTAACTGCTTCACCACTCCCTCCACCATACAAGTAGTCATTTTACTTTAGCCCTGTCTGtcacttactttacttacttatctTGAATGCATTTTGTCTCTCAGCACTTGCAGCCTAATTCTCCTTTCTCACTACTTGCTGTCCTTCACTGCTCTGGTTTCTAACAGCAAGCAAGTTTTCATTTGCATAAGAGTCTTAAATAAGACAACTTTACATATACAAGGATATAATTAACCAATCAATACAAAACATTCTATAAATGTTTGCATATGAATGTTCCATACAGTCCCTTATGATCATAGAACTTCTCCTATGTATGTACTGCTTTATGATTTACTAGATGATGTTTGCAAGTGAATGACTTATTACACACCTCACAGACAAAtggtttttcttttgtatgtattcTATGATGCCTAACTAGAGTACCTTTCACAGAGAATGCTCTGTTGCAAATGTCACAGACATAAGGCTTTTCCTTAGTATGCACTCTCATGTGCCTGACTAGAACACGTTTGTCAGAGAACCCTCGACAACATATATCACAATTAAAGGGTTTCTcttttgtatgtactctcatgtgACTCACTAAATTACTTTTCCAAGCAAATGATTTACTACAGATATCACAACTAAAAGGTTTCTCCTTTGTATGAACACTCATGTGTTGCACTAGATTGCCTTTCAAAGAGAATGCCTTGCTACAGATTTTACAGCTATATGGTTTCACTTGTTTGCTTGTTAACAGTTTATATTTTACCTTGCGGTGATTTCCCTCTGGAGTTGTCCAATCACTATTTGATGAGTTTGTGTCCTCAGAGTCACCAACCACGGATGGTTCTACCTGCAATGGATCGCCATCATCTGagtcactttcccttccctccacatttGCAAATTTTATTTTTCCTGATACTAAACACTTATTTGTATGAACACCTTCAGCCTTTATATAgacagcattatcatcacctgtaTCCTCGCTCATTTCTTCTGTTCTGTGGTAACTTTCCCCACTGAAGTCTTcaatattttcttcctttacaGCACTGAATTCGACCGTTTCATCGTGAAATTTTGACTCCAAACTTATATCATCCATGACAGCAGTTGAAGTCATCTGCTCTCTAACCATAATGATctctgaaaaacgaaaaaagactgATAAATGACCATTtcacatctacatctacaaacacacacacacaaatatatgtgtatataaatatctgtgtgagtgtgagaaagagagtgtgtgtgtgtgtgtgtgtgtgtgtgtgtgtgtgtgtgtgtgtgtgtgtgtgtgtgtgtgtgtgtgtgtgtgtgtgtgtgtgtgtgtgtgtgtgtgtgtgtgtgtgtgtgtgtgcatgagtgtgcatgtgcgtttatatatataaatatgtgtgtattatgtatatgtatatgtatatgtacacacacacacacacacacacgcacagacacacagacacagacacacacacacacagacacacacacacacacacacacacacacacacacacacacacacacacacacacacacacacacacacacacacatatgtatatacatatatatatgtataatgaatgtatgtgcatgtgtatatatacccataccaaTACCCAAACCTACACCCACAAAGGTAAATGTAGTCTACATAATGAATATTCTTAAAATAATTCTTACTGAGAAATAATATTAAGTGTGTATCATTAAATCTCCACAATGCAGAATTCTAAACTTACTAATTTCAACAATTCCAAGAGTCTTGTTTCAATCGTAACTTCCCGAAGAGCCTCCGACTGCAGTGAAATCTAAAAGCAACCACTGGAATCCTGAAAGATGTAAATCATTCGTTAAATTTTCTTTGAAGCTTATAATATATTCTTAGACTAAATCATTTTCAGGGTAATGTAAAAATTAAATTATGAAcactaaataaatgtgtgtgtgtgtgtgtgtgtgtgtgtgtgtgtgtgtgtgtgtgtgtctgtgtgtgtctgtgtgtgtctgtgtgtctgtgtgtctgtgtgtgtctgtgtgtgtctgtgtgtgtgtatgtctgtgtgtgtgtgtgtatgtctaggtgtgtgtgtgtgtgtctgtgtgtgtgtgtgtgtgtgtctgtgtgtgtgtctgtgtgtgtgtgtgtatgtctgtgtgtgtgtatgtctgtgtgtgtctgtgtgtccgtgtgtgtgtgtatgtctgtgtgtgtgtgtgtatgtctgtgtgtgtgtgtgtatctgtgtgtgtgtgtctgtgtgtgtgtgtatctgtgtgtgtatctgtgtgtgtgtgtgtatctgtgcgtgtgtgtgcatctgcgtgcgtgtgtgtatctgtgtgtgtgtgtgtgtatctgtgtgtgtgtgtgtatctgtgtgtgtgtgtatctgtgtgtgtgtgtctctttgtgtgtgtgtctctttgtgagtgtgtctctgtgtgtgtgcacgcgcgtgcctGTTTAtgagtgaaagtgtgagtgtgagcatgaGAATGAGTGTTAGATAGAAATCTTGAAAAATATGCCTATTTACAGTAAATTCTACCTgaaccacacaaaaaaacatgacAGGCCTTACACACAAGTATCAAATTTAAAATCAGTCTAATATCTTTGCTTGTTTAAATTGAGTTAccaaatttctttttcatatatatttcatgattacttgtggaatggttaatggttagaggttgaaacaaataaatgtggtaGACATCTACGGTCATATAGCACTGTGGTAAAATATGGTGGTGAAAATGGTATATGAGTTAACGATTAGTATAAGGAATGTTAAATATCAAAGGCTATAGTGTTATAGGACAGtatgatagggaaaagggtaaagaggggatgCAAATGATGTAAATCGGAGAttaataaaggaaagggttaagggtacCGGGTAATTGGGTGGAATGGGCTGTATCTGTTGTTGAGGAAGCTATAATAAAATTGCTTTAAGGAAAACTGGTAAAAGAGCTGTTATGAAATAATTAACAGGTAATACAGGAAGAGATGGCTGTTAGAGAAGTAGCAGCAGAAGACTCTGggggatgagataaggggactggggaaggaggtgaagtatcAAGAAGAACAACAGTAGAGGAGGAATCTGGAGGAGGACACAATTGCGAAAGAAGGGATTCATGTGAGTATCCAGGTGGGAGAAGTAAGGATGATGGAGAACGAAAAGGGAGTGGTGTGAGGATGGGGTTTGttgggaaagagtaggaggaagagtggTAGGGGTAACttgtggaggaggaaaatggatattggcaaatactttgaatgtagagggactAGGAATAAAGGCATTGGACGGTGGATGAGGGAGCGAAACATTTTCTTGGATCATGTCTAGGAATTTTTGAAAGTCTTAAAGAGTTTCTTGGAGAAGAGGTCTATATGATCAgacatggtaggacaatccaccaatataaacgtCATGGGGAtggtcatgtctatggaagctaatcctGGCAATACTGACATGGGACTTtcgctggcctctgggaggaataatgaagcactgtactgctactgcatcataatcagcaaagCAGGTAAGTTGGTCATTTTCACAATCTGACCAGTTCTTATCATATATGGGACAGTCAGTCagggggatagaaacagttccagtagaAGTATTAGAAgtataaggatgaagagtagtaaaaagggaagagggggtagccactgaagaagactgtgcagtaagagatggagaagagaatgttgggagagaggaagggttgaattctggaggttgagtaataacctgggtgagtggttcagaatggatagagttgtcagtaaacgTCAAGGAGGGGGTAATAGTATCAGTTGTtggagccatggtcaaaggagggACAGGGGTTGCAAaacaatcaaaatcaaaatcagatAGGCTAGGCTAGTTGATCAAGGgataagccttaatgcccctattaagggaaaagaatcatcattattggctATGGCAAGCTGCCTGAataaaatagggaaaagaaaCAGCCTACCTCTCAGGGTCCCCTTAAGGGGAAAGGGCTAGGTAATTAA containing:
- the LOC138860576 gene encoding uncharacterized protein isoform X1 — its product is MLLIMENAELQGTTLANAATCARIPPTFIRGSTKIIMVREQMTSTAVMDDISLESKFHDETVEFSAVKEENIEDFSGESYHRTEEMSEDTGDDNAVYIKAEGVHTNKCLVSGKIKFANVEGRESDSDDGDPLQVEPSVVGDSEDTNSSNSDWTTPEGNHRKVKYKLLTSKQVKPYSCKICSKAFSLKGNLVQHMSVHTKEKPFSCDICSKSFAWKSNLVSHMRVHTKEKPFNCDICCRGFSDKRVLVRHMRVHTKEKPYVCDICNRAFSVKGTLVRHHRIHTKEKPFVCEVCNKSFTCKHHLVNHKAVHT
- the LOC138860576 gene encoding gastrula zinc finger protein XlCGF8.2DB-like isoform X3; the encoded protein is MVREQMTSTAVMDDISLESKFHDETVEFSAVKEENIEDFSGESYHRTEEMSEDTGDDNAVYIKAEGVHTNKCLVSGKIKFANVEGRESDSDDGDPLQVEPSVVGDSEDTNSSNSDWTTPEGNHRKVKYKLLTSKQVKPYSCKICSKAFSLKGNLVQHMSVHTKEKPFSCDICSKSFAWKSNLVSHMRVHTKEKPFNCDICCRGFSDKRVLVRHMRVHTKEKPYVCDICNRAFSVKGTLVRHHRIHTKEKPFVCEVCNKSFTCKHHLVNHKAVHT
- the LOC138860576 gene encoding uncharacterized protein isoform X2, translating into MHIKENAELQGTTLANAATCARIPPTFIRGSTKIIMVREQMTSTAVMDDISLESKFHDETVEFSAVKEENIEDFSGESYHRTEEMSEDTGDDNAVYIKAEGVHTNKCLVSGKIKFANVEGRESDSDDGDPLQVEPSVVGDSEDTNSSNSDWTTPEGNHRKVKYKLLTSKQVKPYSCKICSKAFSLKGNLVQHMSVHTKEKPFSCDICSKSFAWKSNLVSHMRVHTKEKPFNCDICCRGFSDKRVLVRHMRVHTKEKPYVCDICNRAFSVKGTLVRHHRIHTKEKPFVCEVCNKSFTCKHHLVNHKAVHT
- the LOC138860576 gene encoding uncharacterized protein isoform X4; translation: MLLIMENAELQGTTLANAATCARIPPTFIRGSTKIIMVREQMTSTAVMDDISLESKFHDETVEFSAVKEENIEDFSGESYHRTEEMSEDTGRTIRGW